In one window of Bradyrhizobium sp. AZCC 1721 DNA:
- a CDS encoding flavin-containing monooxygenase gives MNVQSQIDATSPRTTEHFDVLIAGTGISGVGAAYHLTTQCPGTTFVALEAQKTFGGTWTTHRYPGIRSDSDLHTFGYRFKPWTTAPIASAAEILKYMGEVIEENDLARHIRYRHTITSAKWSSEENLWTIEATRTDTGERLRFTTNFFWMCQGYYRHTEGYTPGWKDMAKFKGPIVHPQKWPDDLDYKNKRVVVIGSGATAATLIPALAPDCAHVTMLQRSPTYFRTGRNAIEIAEELRKLQVDETWIHEITRRKILFDQDAFTLKTFNEPEAAKKDLLSAVEAYLGKDYDIATHFTPKYRPWRQRIAFIPDGDLFQGIKSGKASVVTDEIESFTEKGILLKSGKELEADIIITATGFNLCATGDIEFAIDGKPLDFADTVTYRGMMFTGVPNLVWVFGYFRASWTLRVDLVADFVCRLLTHMKETGAKKVTPQLRPEDHNMPLLPWIDPENFNPGYMMRGMHLLPKRGDKPEWQHNQDYWAEKDEFPAIDLKDKAFVYR, from the coding sequence ATGAACGTTCAAAGCCAGATCGACGCAACGTCGCCCCGCACGACGGAGCATTTCGACGTCCTGATCGCCGGTACCGGCATCTCCGGCGTGGGCGCCGCCTATCACCTCACCACGCAATGCCCGGGAACGACGTTCGTGGCGCTCGAAGCGCAAAAGACCTTCGGCGGCACCTGGACCACCCACCGCTATCCCGGCATCCGCTCCGACAGCGACCTGCATACCTTCGGCTACCGCTTCAAGCCATGGACAACAGCACCGATCGCAAGCGCTGCGGAAATCCTGAAATACATGGGCGAGGTGATCGAGGAAAACGATCTCGCCCGTCACATCCGCTACCGGCACACCATCACCTCGGCCAAATGGTCGAGCGAGGAAAACCTCTGGACCATCGAAGCCACGCGCACCGACACCGGCGAGAGGCTGCGCTTCACCACCAATTTCTTCTGGATGTGCCAGGGCTATTATCGTCACACCGAGGGCTATACGCCGGGGTGGAAGGACATGGCCAAGTTCAAGGGCCCGATCGTCCATCCACAGAAATGGCCTGACGACCTCGACTACAAGAACAAGCGCGTCGTCGTGATCGGCTCGGGCGCTACCGCAGCGACGCTGATCCCGGCGCTGGCTCCCGATTGCGCGCACGTCACCATGCTGCAGCGTTCGCCCACGTATTTTCGCACCGGGCGCAACGCGATCGAAATCGCCGAGGAGCTGCGGAAACTGCAGGTCGACGAGACCTGGATTCACGAAATCACACGACGGAAAATCCTGTTCGACCAGGACGCCTTCACCCTCAAGACGTTCAATGAGCCGGAAGCGGCTAAGAAGGATTTGTTGTCGGCGGTCGAAGCCTATCTCGGCAAGGACTACGACATCGCGACCCACTTCACGCCAAAATACCGGCCGTGGCGGCAGCGCATCGCCTTCATTCCTGATGGAGACCTGTTCCAGGGCATCAAGTCCGGCAAGGCTTCCGTCGTCACCGACGAGATCGAGAGCTTCACAGAGAAGGGAATCCTGCTGAAATCCGGCAAGGAGCTGGAGGCCGACATCATCATCACCGCGACCGGCTTCAATCTCTGCGCCACCGGCGACATCGAGTTTGCCATCGATGGCAAGCCGCTCGACTTCGCCGATACCGTGACCTATCGCGGCATGATGTTCACCGGCGTACCGAACCTCGTCTGGGTGTTCGGTTATTTCCGCGCGAGCTGGACCCTGCGCGTCGACCTCGTTGCCGACTTCGTCTGCCGGCTGCTCACGCACATGAAAGAGACCGGAGCGAAAAAGGTAACGCCGCAGCTTCGTCCCGAAGACCACAACATGCCGCTACTGCCGTGGATCGATCCGGAAAACTTCAATCCCGGCTACATGATGCGCGGCATGCACTTGCTGCCCAAGCGCGGCGACAAGCCGGAATGGCAGCACAACCAGGACTACTGGGCCGAGAAGGACGAATTCCCGGCGATCGACCTCAAGGACAAGGCGTTCGTTTACCGATAA
- a CDS encoding methyltransferase, whose amino-acid sequence MIGQARKSAGRSTITTTGGAMSSQVSALRLFDLIQSQRVTAVIYVAARLGLAELLSYGPQTVGKLAKATAADERSLGRLLTALSTIGICSRSGEDRYALTDMGACLDSSAKHSVKGWAILETELISKSWSGMLESIMTGKTAAQLQGVDDSFELMGRTPEIVDKFNVAMVELTRLVTPNVLQSYDFSGIRHLMDVGGGSGELLGVIAQQNSKLRGTVFDLPRCAEAASKHLRQIGVDDRVEFVAGDFFKTVPAIADAIILKSIIHDWDNARSVTILQNCRKALPGEGKLLLVERLMPERPSMADEDREQALSDLNMLRGPGGLERTERQYRELLDQSGFDLVTSYPAGRFNLIEARPA is encoded by the coding sequence TTGATAGGTCAAGCGCGCAAGTCCGCAGGGAGATCAACAATCACGACAACAGGAGGCGCGATGTCATCTCAAGTATCGGCCCTCAGGCTTTTCGATTTGATCCAGTCGCAACGTGTTACGGCGGTGATCTATGTCGCGGCCAGACTCGGGCTCGCCGAGTTGTTGAGCTACGGACCGCAGACGGTCGGCAAGCTCGCCAAGGCAACCGCGGCGGATGAGCGTTCGCTCGGACGCCTGCTTACCGCGCTTTCCACCATCGGCATCTGTTCGCGCAGCGGCGAAGATCGCTATGCGTTGACGGATATGGGTGCCTGCCTCGATAGCTCCGCGAAACATTCGGTCAAGGGCTGGGCAATCCTTGAGACCGAACTGATTTCAAAATCCTGGAGCGGAATGCTTGAATCCATCATGACCGGCAAGACCGCAGCGCAACTGCAAGGCGTCGATGACAGCTTCGAGCTGATGGGCCGGACGCCTGAGATTGTGGACAAGTTCAATGTGGCGATGGTGGAGCTTACCCGTCTTGTCACACCGAATGTCCTTCAGTCCTATGACTTCAGCGGGATACGCCACCTGATGGACGTCGGCGGCGGATCCGGCGAATTGCTCGGCGTTATCGCGCAGCAAAACAGCAAACTGCGCGGAACTGTTTTCGATCTTCCGAGATGTGCCGAGGCCGCGAGCAAGCATCTCAGACAGATCGGTGTCGATGACCGCGTGGAATTTGTGGCCGGCGATTTCTTCAAGACCGTGCCGGCGATCGCTGATGCGATCATCCTCAAGAGCATCATTCACGACTGGGATAATGCGCGCAGTGTCACGATCCTGCAAAACTGTCGCAAGGCGCTCCCGGGCGAAGGCAAACTGCTTCTGGTGGAACGGCTGATGCCGGAGAGGCCATCCATGGCGGACGAGGACAGAGAGCAGGCGCTGAGCGATCTGAACATGCTTCGCGGGCCCGGAGGACTTGAGCGCACCGAGCGACAGTACCGCGAATTGCTCGACCAGAGCGGCTTCGATCTAGTCACGAGTTATCCGGCCGGCCGCTTCAATCTGATTGAGGCGCGTCCTGCCTGA
- a CDS encoding aromatic ring-hydroxylating dioxygenase subunit alpha gives MPPSFPLNAWYAAAWDVDIKHALFPRTICGKHVVMYRQSNGRVCALEDACWHRLVPLSKGRLDGDTVVCGYHGLKFNAQGRCTYMPSQETINPSACVRSYPVVERHRFIWLWMGDPALADPALVPDMHWNDDPAWAGDGKTIHVKCDYRLVVDNLMDLTHETFVHGSSIGNDHVAEAPFDVTHGDKTVTVTRWMKGIDAPPFWAAQLQKPGPVDRWQIIHFQAPGTVNIDVGVAPAGTGAPEGDRSQGVNGFVLNTMTPETDTTCHYFWAFVRNYRTTEQKLTTEIREGVSNIFHEDEIILEAQQRAMDENPDRTFYNLNIDAGAMWARRVIDRMVARESAPQAMQAAE, from the coding sequence ATGCCGCCCTCATTCCCCCTCAATGCCTGGTACGCCGCTGCCTGGGACGTCGACATCAAGCATGCACTGTTTCCGCGCACGATCTGCGGCAAGCATGTCGTGATGTACCGCCAGTCCAACGGGCGGGTCTGCGCGCTGGAGGACGCCTGCTGGCACCGCCTGGTGCCGCTCTCGAAGGGACGGCTCGACGGCGATACCGTCGTCTGCGGCTATCACGGGCTGAAATTCAATGCGCAGGGCCGCTGCACCTACATGCCCTCGCAGGAGACCATCAACCCGTCCGCCTGCGTGCGTTCCTATCCCGTGGTTGAGCGCCATCGTTTCATCTGGCTGTGGATGGGCGATCCGGCGCTGGCCGATCCCGCGCTGGTGCCCGACATGCACTGGAACGACGACCCCGCTTGGGCGGGCGACGGCAAGACCATTCACGTCAAATGCGATTACCGCCTCGTCGTCGATAATCTGATGGACCTGACCCACGAAACCTTCGTGCATGGCTCCAGCATCGGCAATGATCACGTGGCCGAAGCCCCGTTCGACGTCACCCATGGCGACAAGACGGTCACCGTGACGCGCTGGATGAAGGGCATCGACGCGCCGCCGTTCTGGGCCGCGCAGTTGCAGAAGCCGGGCCCGGTCGACCGCTGGCAGATCATCCATTTCCAGGCGCCCGGCACCGTCAACATCGACGTCGGCGTGGCGCCCGCCGGCACCGGCGCGCCGGAAGGCGACCGCTCGCAGGGCGTCAACGGCTTTGTGCTCAACACCATGACGCCGGAGACCGACACCACCTGTCATTATTTCTGGGCCTTCGTCCGCAATTACCGGACGACCGAACAGAAACTGACCACCGAAATTCGCGAAGGCGTGTCGAACATCTTCCACGAGGATGAAATCATCCTCGAAGCGCAGCAGCGCGCGATGGACGAGAATCCGGACCGCACCTTCTACAACCTCAACATCGATGCGGGGGCGATGTGGGCGCGGCGCGTGATCGACCGGATGGTGGCGCGCGAGAGCGCACCGCAGGCCATGCAAGCTGCGGAGTGA
- a CDS encoding GntR family transcriptional regulator, producing MSERDAERSVSQTVRAQLALRDMILSGRLRPGERISELQAVDITGVSRTPVRLALVRLEDEGLLQAIPSGGFMVKAFTERDILDSIELRGTLEGLAARFAAERGVSARSLEPLKECLADLDQLVRQDPISVEAFSAYVTMNARFHALLNELSASAPLIREIDRVSALPFASPSAFVMAQSALPEAHQILLIGQDHHRVVVDAIENREGARAEAVMREHSRLAARNLRLAIRNRAHLDLLPALALLKSPVE from the coding sequence ATGAGCGAGCGCGACGCCGAACGTTCCGTGTCGCAGACCGTGCGGGCGCAGCTCGCGCTGCGCGACATGATCCTGTCCGGGCGGCTGCGCCCGGGCGAACGCATCTCCGAATTGCAGGCGGTCGACATCACCGGCGTTTCGCGGACCCCGGTGCGGCTGGCGCTGGTCCGGCTGGAGGATGAAGGCCTGCTGCAGGCGATCCCGTCCGGCGGCTTCATGGTGAAAGCGTTCACCGAGCGCGACATTCTGGATTCGATCGAGCTGCGCGGCACGCTGGAGGGCCTCGCCGCGCGCTTTGCGGCCGAGCGCGGCGTCAGCGCGCGTAGCCTTGAGCCGCTCAAGGAGTGCCTTGCCGATCTCGACCAACTGGTTCGGCAGGACCCGATTTCGGTCGAAGCCTTTTCCGCCTATGTGACGATGAACGCGCGGTTTCACGCGCTGCTGAACGAATTGTCCGCCAGCGCGCCGCTGATCCGGGAGATCGACCGCGTCTCGGCGCTGCCGTTCGCTTCGCCAAGCGCGTTCGTGATGGCGCAGTCGGCGCTGCCGGAAGCGCACCAGATCCTGCTGATCGGGCAGGATCATCACCGCGTGGTGGTCGATGCGATCGAGAACCGCGAGGGCGCGCGGGCCGAAGCCGTGATGCGCGAACATTCCCGCCTCGCCGCGCGCAACCTGCGGCTCGCGATCCGGAACCGCGCGCATCTCGATTTGCTGCCCGCGCTCGCCCTTTTGAAATCGCCAGTCGAATAG
- a CDS encoding PDR/VanB family oxidoreductase, producing MRFAEQWSWCTVESIRDVTPTIREFRLRPESGRLAPYPAGSHIGVSVLIDGQPARRSYSLVENSDAGTYRIAVRLAPDSRGGSRGMWNLRTGARIEICNPSSLLEIDWTRRNYCLIAGGIGITPMTGIAAALRRRHIDAPLHYAVKSRGDAAFLDELTTLLGDRLNVYASDEGARLDLEATFRALASDAIAVICGPMRMLETARRVWNDLGRAPADLRYETFGSSGLMPTAEFRVRLKDTDTELVVPQNSSMLDALNGAGFEVISDCQRGECGVCAVDVVAVEGEIDHRDVFFSDQQKQDNRKICPCVSRAIGVVTIDTLYRAEAV from the coding sequence ATGCGTTTTGCCGAGCAATGGAGCTGGTGCACCGTCGAATCGATCCGCGACGTGACGCCGACGATCCGCGAGTTCCGCCTGCGTCCTGAAAGCGGCCGACTAGCCCCCTACCCGGCAGGCAGCCATATCGGCGTCTCCGTGCTGATCGACGGACAGCCGGCGCGGCGCTCCTATTCGCTGGTGGAGAACAGTGACGCCGGCACTTATCGCATCGCGGTGCGGCTGGCGCCGGATAGCCGCGGCGGCTCGCGCGGCATGTGGAATTTGCGAACTGGCGCGCGGATCGAAATCTGCAACCCAAGCTCGCTACTGGAGATCGACTGGACGCGGCGAAATTATTGCCTGATCGCCGGCGGCATCGGCATCACGCCGATGACAGGCATCGCAGCCGCACTCCGCCGCAGGCATATCGACGCCCCGCTGCATTATGCCGTGAAATCGCGCGGCGACGCGGCCTTCTTGGACGAACTGACGACGCTGCTCGGCGACCGGCTGAACGTCTACGCCTCCGATGAAGGCGCGCGGCTCGATCTCGAGGCCACCTTCCGCGCCTTGGCGAGCGACGCCATCGCCGTCATCTGCGGGCCGATGCGGATGCTGGAAACCGCACGGCGTGTCTGGAATGACTTAGGCCGCGCGCCCGCCGATCTCCGCTATGAGACCTTCGGCTCCAGCGGCTTGATGCCGACGGCGGAATTCCGGGTGCGGCTGAAGGATACGGACACCGAACTGGTGGTGCCGCAGAACAGCTCGATGCTCGACGCGCTGAACGGCGCCGGCTTCGAGGTGATATCGGACTGCCAGCGCGGGGAGTGCGGCGTCTGCGCCGTGGATGTCGTGGCCGTCGAGGGCGAGATCGACCACCGCGACGTGTTCTTCAGCGATCAGCAGAAGCAGGACAACCGCAAGATCTGCCCGTGCGTGTCACGCGCGATCGGTGTCGTGACCATCGATACGCTGTACCGGGCTGAGGCTGTCTAG
- a CDS encoding EamA family transporter, whose product MSIGTRRAQLIGAFGAIYLLWGGTYLAIALGLQSIPPLLLIGARSILGGAVLLGFSQLRRLTPRSREDWWHAAISGALLFIGCHGTLAYAQRYVPSGLSAIFLATIPFWIVLVNVSTGQSEALRRLLALVPGLAGVAVIAWNETSNTHNSLPIGVILLLLVSSLSWALGSVYVQRRAAHIPPHDLAGMQLICGSVGLLMLSHLVGEWIDFSPRQVSIVSLGGMLYLALLGSVVGNTAYLWLLDRMSAPVVATYTFVNPVVALMLGAWILGERITMLSLTGAALVISSVAALLYFSSADERT is encoded by the coding sequence ATGTCGATAGGCACACGCCGAGCCCAATTAATAGGCGCATTCGGCGCCATCTATCTATTATGGGGGGGAACATATCTAGCAATCGCGCTAGGCTTGCAGTCAATCCCTCCTTTGCTTCTGATTGGAGCGCGCTCCATTCTTGGTGGCGCTGTATTGCTTGGCTTCTCGCAATTGAGGAGATTGACTCCACGATCGCGGGAAGATTGGTGGCACGCTGCAATCAGTGGCGCGCTCCTCTTCATCGGATGTCACGGGACCCTCGCATATGCCCAGCGTTATGTCCCTTCGGGGTTATCGGCCATCTTTTTGGCGACGATTCCGTTCTGGATCGTGCTTGTCAACGTATCAACTGGTCAAAGCGAAGCTTTAAGAAGACTCTTAGCGCTTGTGCCCGGCTTGGCCGGCGTTGCAGTAATCGCATGGAATGAAACATCGAATACGCACAATTCGCTGCCGATCGGTGTGATTCTTTTGCTTCTGGTATCCTCTCTGTCCTGGGCACTCGGCAGCGTGTACGTGCAAAGGCGCGCAGCCCATATTCCGCCCCATGATCTTGCTGGCATGCAGCTTATCTGCGGTAGCGTCGGCCTGTTGATGCTGAGTCATTTGGTCGGCGAATGGATCGACTTCTCGCCGCGCCAGGTCTCAATCGTATCACTCGGCGGTATGCTCTATCTGGCGCTCCTCGGTAGCGTCGTCGGGAACACAGCCTACCTGTGGCTGCTCGATCGCATGTCCGCCCCGGTTGTCGCCACTTACACCTTCGTCAATCCAGTCGTCGCGCTCATGCTAGGAGCATGGATCCTTGGCGAACGTATTACGATGCTGAGCTTAACGGGCGCGGCGTTAGTGATCAGCTCTGTTGCGGCGCTTCTCTACTTTTCTAGTGCCGATGAGCGGACTTGA
- a CDS encoding GMC family oxidoreductase: protein METFDYVIIGAGSAGSVLANRLSEDSSSRVCVLEAGGKDWHPYIHLPAGFIKTFHMKSVNWAYQQEPGPWTGGRSIYAPRGKTLGGSSSINGHIYNRGQRQDFDTWAQLGNRGWGYPDILPYFKRLECRVGECDETYRGREGSLIVTTMDWQDPLCEAFMEGAVSLGIPKNPDYNGAIQEGVSYCQRTIQNGLRMSAAKAFLHPARKRPNVDVRTHAHVTNLIFEGKRAVGVRYLRGGKGGTPVEVRANKEVILSGGAYNSPQVLQLSGVGSPELLQSHGIEVRHALLGVGEGLQDHYAPRSVARVKNIRTINELRRGLSLWVEALKWATTRRGLLSLSPTMVYCFWHSGETTESSDLQLTFTPASYKEGVQGQLEDEPGMTVASWQQRPESRGYVRIRSADPFAPPIIQTNYLVEEIDRRVVVAGMKLARRLLASKPLAPYYAYEDFPGPKVQSDDEFLAAATERGTTTFHPGCTCRMGPADAKWAVVDDQLRVHGLQGLRVVDASIMPRMISANLNASTLMIADKASDMIRGKTALEAVRFPVSA, encoded by the coding sequence ATGGAAACGTTCGATTATGTGATTATCGGCGCGGGCTCCGCTGGAAGCGTGCTCGCCAACCGGCTCAGCGAAGATTCTTCCAGCCGCGTCTGCGTGCTCGAAGCGGGTGGCAAGGACTGGCATCCCTACATCCATCTGCCCGCCGGCTTCATCAAGACGTTCCACATGAAGAGCGTCAACTGGGCCTATCAGCAGGAACCGGGGCCATGGACCGGCGGGCGCAGCATCTACGCGCCGCGCGGCAAGACGCTGGGCGGCTCGTCGTCGATCAACGGCCATATCTACAACCGCGGCCAGCGCCAGGATTTCGATACCTGGGCGCAGCTAGGCAACCGCGGCTGGGGCTATCCGGACATACTGCCCTATTTCAAGCGGCTGGAGTGCCGCGTCGGCGAATGCGACGAGACCTATCGCGGCCGCGAAGGCAGTCTTATCGTCACCACCATGGATTGGCAGGATCCGCTGTGCGAGGCCTTCATGGAAGGTGCCGTCAGCCTCGGGATCCCCAAAAATCCCGATTACAACGGCGCGATCCAGGAGGGCGTCTCCTACTGCCAGCGCACCATCCAGAACGGTCTGCGCATGAGCGCCGCCAAGGCGTTTTTGCATCCGGCGCGGAAGCGGCCGAATGTCGATGTGCGGACGCATGCGCATGTCACCAACCTCATTTTCGAGGGCAAGCGCGCGGTCGGCGTGCGTTATCTCCGGGGCGGCAAGGGAGGCACGCCCGTCGAGGTGCGCGCCAACAAGGAAGTCATTCTTTCCGGCGGCGCCTATAACTCGCCGCAGGTGCTGCAATTGTCCGGCGTCGGCTCGCCCGAACTACTGCAATCGCACGGGATCGAGGTTCGTCACGCGCTGCTGGGCGTCGGTGAAGGCCTGCAGGATCATTACGCGCCGCGCTCGGTCGCGCGCGTCAAGAACATCAGGACCATCAACGAACTCCGGCGCGGCTTGAGCCTCTGGGTCGAGGCGCTGAAATGGGCGACGACGCGGCGCGGGTTGCTGTCGCTGTCGCCGACCATGGTCTATTGCTTCTGGCACTCGGGCGAGACCACCGAAAGCTCCGACCTGCAGCTCACCTTTACGCCGGCGAGCTACAAGGAAGGCGTGCAGGGCCAGCTCGAGGACGAGCCCGGCATGACGGTTGCCTCATGGCAGCAGCGCCCGGAGAGCCGCGGCTATGTCCGCATCCGCTCCGCCGATCCGTTCGCGCCGCCGATCATCCAGACCAATTATCTGGTGGAAGAGATCGACCGCCGCGTCGTCGTCGCCGGCATGAAACTGGCGCGCCGGCTGCTCGCGTCCAAGCCGCTCGCGCCATACTACGCCTATGAGGATTTCCCCGGACCCAAGGTGCAGAGCGACGACGAATTCCTGGCGGCCGCCACCGAGCGCGGCACGACCACATTCCACCCCGGCTGCACCTGCCGCATGGGACCGGCGGATGCCAAATGGGCCGTGGTCGACGACCAGTTGCGTGTGCACGGACTGCAGGGCCTGCGCGTGGTCGATGCATCGATCATGCCGCGCATGATCTCGGCCAATCTCAATGCCTCGACGCTGATGATCGCCGACAAGGCCTCCGACATGATCCGCGGCAAGACCGCGCTGGAAGCCGTCAGATTCCCGGTGTCGGCCTAG
- a CDS encoding GNAT family N-acetyltransferase — protein sequence MAFLEPVTLRGEHARLEPLSHDHIDGLVEAVRDGELWKLWYTAIPTAENMKKEIDRRLGLFAAGSMLPFTVFDAEGKIAGMTTYMNVDAANRRVEIGSTWYAKRVQRSALNTQCKLLLLTHAFEKLNCIAVEFRTHFFNHQSRRGIERLGAKLDGILRSHQIAPNGTLRDTVVYSIIASEWPTVKAHLNYQLNDKPR from the coding sequence ATGGCCTTTCTTGAACCGGTAACCCTTCGCGGCGAGCACGCGCGGCTGGAGCCGTTGTCGCACGATCACATCGACGGCCTGGTGGAAGCGGTGAGGGACGGCGAGCTGTGGAAGCTCTGGTACACCGCCATTCCGACCGCCGAAAACATGAAAAAAGAAATCGATCGCCGGCTCGGCCTGTTCGCGGCGGGATCGATGCTGCCGTTCACGGTGTTTGATGCCGAGGGCAAGATTGCAGGCATGACGACCTATATGAACGTCGATGCCGCCAACCGCCGCGTCGAAATCGGCTCGACCTGGTACGCCAAGCGCGTGCAGCGCAGCGCGCTCAATACGCAGTGCAAATTGCTGCTGCTGACGCACGCGTTCGAGAAGTTGAATTGCATTGCCGTGGAGTTCCGTACCCATTTCTTCAATCACCAGAGCCGGCGCGGCATCGAGCGCCTGGGCGCCAAGCTGGACGGCATCCTGCGCAGCCATCAGATCGCGCCGAACGGGACATTGCGCGACACCGTGGTTTACAGCATCATTGCCAGCGAATGGCCGACGGTGAAGGCGCATCTCAATTATCAACTCAACGATAAGCCGCGGTAA
- a CDS encoding SMP-30/gluconolactonase/LRE family protein: MADIRVLATDLEFPEGPVVMPDGSVVLVEIRGKRLTRVYPDGRKEVVAQIPGGPNGAALGPDGKMYICNNGGFSWIPTGKMIMPGPQPDDYQGGSIQRVDLQSGKIETVVTKCGEHALRGPNDLVFDKHGGLWFSDLGKRRAREMDVGAFYYIKPGMTEVVEVVHGVLPANGIGLSPDEKTVYIAETPTARLWAYEISEPGTIKPRDVIYRGERGKPIAGLGGYQMFDSMAVEASGNVCVATLVSGCISVIAPDGTLVEQVPTGDRVTTNIAFGGPELKTAYITLSGRGELIAMDWARPGLALNFLNK; this comes from the coding sequence ATGGCCGATATCCGCGTTCTCGCCACCGATCTGGAGTTTCCGGAAGGCCCGGTTGTCATGCCGGACGGATCGGTGGTGCTGGTCGAAATCCGCGGCAAGCGGCTGACGCGGGTTTATCCTGATGGGCGCAAGGAGGTCGTCGCGCAAATTCCCGGTGGCCCCAATGGCGCAGCGCTCGGCCCCGACGGCAAGATGTACATCTGCAACAATGGCGGCTTTAGCTGGATTCCCACGGGCAAGATGATCATGCCGGGGCCGCAGCCCGATGATTATCAGGGCGGCTCGATCCAGCGCGTGGATCTGCAGAGCGGCAAGATCGAGACCGTCGTCACCAAATGCGGTGAGCACGCCCTGCGGGGCCCCAACGACCTCGTGTTCGACAAGCACGGCGGCCTCTGGTTCTCCGATCTCGGCAAGCGCCGCGCCCGCGAGATGGATGTCGGGGCGTTCTACTACATCAAGCCGGGCATGACGGAGGTCGTGGAGGTCGTGCACGGCGTGCTGCCCGCCAACGGCATCGGCCTGTCGCCGGACGAGAAGACAGTGTACATCGCGGAGACGCCGACCGCGCGGTTGTGGGCCTATGAGATATCCGAGCCCGGCACCATCAAGCCGCGCGACGTGATCTACCGCGGCGAGCGCGGCAAGCCGATCGCGGGGCTCGGTGGCTACCAGATGTTTGACTCGATGGCGGTGGAGGCAAGTGGCAATGTCTGCGTGGCGACGCTGGTGTCGGGCTGCATCTCGGTGATCGCGCCTGACGGCACGCTGGTCGAGCAGGTGCCGACCGGCGACCGCGTCACCACCAATATCGCATTCGGCGGGCCGGAGTTGAAGACGGCGTACATCACACTGTCGGGGAGGGGCGAGTTGATTGCGATGGACTGGGCGCGGCCGGGACTGGCGCTGAATTTCTTGAACAAGTGA
- a CDS encoding AraC family transcriptional regulator has translation MNPAQKALWYIESHLAEPLTLDEIAGIAGVSRFHLVRAFAAAIGLSVMRYVRARRLTKAAQALAAGAPDILSLALDADYSSHEAFTRAFRDHFGITPEAVRAATCLDHLKLQEPIMMDSTLLDTLKPPRFETSKPLLIAGISERCTHENGGAGIPNQWEQFHQKVDDIPNRVGKVAYGVCCNGDDSGFDYIAGVEVADFSDLPREFARVRIPEQKYAVFTHSEHISTIRRTVNTIWNHWLPASGMKAADAPSFERYDENFDPATGNGGLEIWVPVKE, from the coding sequence ATGAATCCAGCCCAGAAGGCGCTCTGGTACATCGAAAGTCATCTCGCCGAGCCGCTGACGCTCGATGAGATCGCGGGCATTGCTGGCGTCTCGCGCTTCCATCTGGTGCGGGCGTTTGCCGCCGCGATTGGCCTTTCGGTGATGCGTTATGTGCGTGCCCGCAGGCTGACCAAGGCGGCGCAGGCGCTGGCCGCCGGCGCGCCCGACATTCTAAGCCTCGCGCTGGATGCGGACTACAGCTCTCACGAAGCTTTCACCCGCGCGTTCCGCGACCATTTCGGCATCACGCCCGAAGCGGTCCGCGCCGCAACGTGCCTTGATCATCTCAAGCTTCAGGAGCCAATCATGATGGATTCAACTCTGCTCGATACTCTCAAGCCGCCGCGTTTCGAAACTTCCAAGCCGTTGCTCATCGCCGGCATCAGCGAACGCTGCACGCATGAGAACGGCGGCGCCGGCATTCCGAACCAGTGGGAGCAATTTCACCAGAAAGTCGACGACATCCCGAACCGGGTCGGCAAGGTGGCCTACGGCGTCTGCTGCAATGGCGATGATTCCGGCTTCGACTACATCGCCGGCGTCGAAGTCGCCGACTTCTCCGATCTGCCGCGCGAGTTCGCCCGTGTGCGGATTCCGGAGCAGAAGTATGCGGTGTTCACCCACTCAGAGCACATCTCGACCATCCGCCGCACCGTCAACACGATCTGGAATCACTGGCTGCCGGCATCCGGCATGAAGGCGGCAGATGCGCCGAGCTTCGAGCGCTACGACGAGAATTTCGATCCCGCCACCGGCAATGGCGGGCTGGAGATCTGGGTGCCGGTCAAGGAGTAG